The genomic DNA ATACTCTCTTCCTCACCGGCCGCGGGCGTCCCGTTATTGTTCAGGCGTCCCGGATCCCGATCGGCGAAGCGTACAATGAGAGGAAGAAAAATTCTAACTCGAATCCCGGCGGCCGATCGCGCACGCGCGCCGCTCGGTGGCCCGTCCGCCCCGCGGCGCCCTCACCGCCCCGCCTTCCCTTGCGCGGGCGCGCCCCCATCTGAGGGATGGACGAAGCGGGGGCCTGCGACATGCGGTTCGAACTCTACCGGGACGCCAAGGGCGAGTGGCGCTGGCGCCTGCGGGCGCGCAACGGCGAGGTGATCGCCGATTCGGGCGAAGGCTATGTCCGCCGCGAGGATTGCGAGCACGGCATCGCGTTGGTCCGCCAGAGCGCCGAGGCGCGCATCGAGGACATGACGACGAAGATCGCCTGACCCCGCGCGTCTCAACCTGCGATCAACCCTGTCCGAAACGTCGCAGCGGTTAAGCTGCAACGCTTCCGCTCGCCCACGCGTTGCAGCGGTTCGGACCGAGCGGAGCCCGTCGCCCTGCGCGGTTCGTCGACCAGGACGAATGACACAAAGGGAGTCGAGACCGTGCTGAGGAAATTCCTGCTCGCGGCCCTGCTGGCGCTGGGCTTCGCGGCCGCGGCGCCGGAGGGCGCGTCCGCCGCGCCCATCGGCCCGGGGCTGGCTCTGCCCGCCGAAGCCGCGCCGGCGGTGGCCGAGAAGGCCCAGTACTACTACCGTCGCCGGTTCTACGGCCCGCGGCCCTACTGGCGCCGCCCGTACTACGGCCGCCGGTTCTACTACGGCCCGCGGCCCTACTACCGTCGTCCCTACTGGCGCCGTCGGTTCTACTACTGATCGGCTCTCCGACCTGACCGGCCCGGCGGCTCCAGCGAGCCGCCGGGCTTTTTCACGCCCCGATTCGGGGTGCGCGACCGCGAGCCTTGCTTTATCGTGCCGGTAACGGGACCGCCGACGGCAGATCGGCGCGCCCGAGAGGAAGCTCGATGAACGATATTGCGCAACGCGCCGAGCCCGCGGCGGCGGCGCCGGACCTCTGGCAATCCATCCCGCTCGAATGCATCCTGAGCGCGGTCGCCGTTCTGCTGGCGGCGGGGCTCAAGCTCGCCGGCGTGATGTCCTGACGGCGTGCGGGGGGCGGATGGACGGCATGCAGCACGTCGCACTCTCACCGGCCGGAGGCGCGCCGCCCGCTGAGGTCGATCTGCCCAAGGGCGATCTCACGGTGCGCACCATCGCCATGCCGGCCGACACCAACGCCAACGGCGACATCTTCGGCGGCTGGGTGCTGTCGCAGATGGACCAGGCCGGCGGCATCGCGGGCGTCGACCGGGCGCAGGGCCGGGTGGTCACCGTGGCGCTGGAATCGATGACCTTCATCCGGCCGGTCCGGGTCGGCGACGTGCTGTGCGTCTACACCCGGGTGTCGCATGTCGGCCGGACCTCGATGAAGATCGAGGTCGAGGCCTGGGCACGGCGGTTCTGCACCCAGGTCCGCGAGCGGGTCACGCAGGCCACCTTCACCTTCGTGGCCATCGACGAGGACGGCCGGCCGCGGCAGATCCCGCCGGCCGTGCCGTCCCCGTCCGCGACGACTACTTGATCACCCCGCAGGCGACGCGGTCGCCGGCACCGCCGATCGGCTGGGTGTTGTGGTCGTCCTCGTTGGCGTGGATGATCAGCGCCGCGCCGTCCCCGTCCTTCAGGCCGCCCTCGCCGTTCAGCGGCGTCTCGCTGGAGACCTCGGCATTGGCCGAGCCGTCCTGCGCCGCGTAGAGGTTCGGCAGGTCGCCCTCGTCGGGGCCCTCCGCGTTGAGCAGCCCGTGCTTGCTCTGGTCGTGGTTCACGTGCGCCTTGGAGTTCATGAACTTCGGGTCCGAGCAGTCGCCCACGGCGTGGAAATGCATCCCGTGCCAGCCGGGCGGCAGGCCACCGGGCTGGATCGTCACGCGCAGGACCAGGGCATTTGCCCCGTCGCGGATCGCCAGCGTGCCGATCGGGTCGCCCTTCGCGTTCTTGATCGGCGCCGTGTAGGTCTCTGCCGGTTTGGCCGCCTCCTTGGGAGGCTCCTGTGCCAGGGCGCCGCCGGCGGCGGCGGTCCCGAGCAGTGCGAGCAGCGGCAGGGTGCGGGTCATGCGGTGGCTCTCCTTTACGGCCCGGTCTAGTTAGGGAGCGCGCCGGCCTTCGACAGGGCGGCGGCCCGAAACCTCCGCCGCAGACCTGCCGGAACCGCACGAAGCCCCGATGACCCGAGACCGGACCAGCCCGGACCGCGCGGCCCCCGCGGACGATCCCGCGGAGAACCCTGCGCCGCGGCGCGCCGACCTGTATCTCGTGGCGCACGGCCATTTCGAGAGCCGGGCCCGGGCCCAGGCGGCGATCCGTGCCGGGCTCGTGCGGGTCGACGGGCGCCCGCTCGCGCGCGCCTCGGACCCGATCGCCCCGGGGGCGCGGGTCGAGGCGGAGCCCGAGCACCCCTACGCCTCCCGCGGCGGCCTCAAGCTCGCCGCCGCGCTGGACGCGTTCGGCGTCGATCCGGAGGGCCGGGTCGCCCTCGACGTCGGCGCCTCGACGGGCGGCTTCACCGACGTGCTGCTCGCCCGCGGCGCCCGCCACGTCCACGCCCTCGACGTGGGCCGAGGCCAGCTCCATCCGCGGCTCGCCGGGGACCCGCGCGTGACCAACCGCGAGGGCACCGACATCCGCGGCCTCGGCCCGGAGGCCCTCGTCCCGCCCCCCGACCTCGCGAGCGTGGACGTGAGCTTCATCGGCCTGCGCCTCGTGCTGCCGGCCCTCCCGGGCCTGCTGAGGCCGGGCTCGGCGATCGTCGCGCTGATCAAGCCGCAATTCGAGGCCGGCCGCGCCCGGGTCGGCCGCGGCGGCCTCGTGCGCGACCCGGCGGTCCACGCCGAGGTCTGCGCGGCCGTCCGCGGGACCCTCGAGGGGCTCGGGGCCGCGATCCTGGGCCTGATCGACTCGCCGGTGCCGGGCGGCGACGGCAATGCCGAATTCCTGATCGGTGCGAGGTTGCCGTGAGCGAGCCAGCGGATAGCGAGACGGTCACGATCCGGGAGCTCGGCGCCCGCGGCGACGGGATCGCCGAGGACGGGACCTTAGTCCCCTACACGCTGCCCGGGGAACGCGCGGAGATCCGCCGGGAGGCGCGGCGCGGCGCCCTGCTCGGCCTAGCGCAGGCCTCGCCCGACCGGGTCGAGCCGTTCTGCCCGTACTACATGCGCTGCGGCGGCTGCCGCACCCAGCACCTCGCGCGGACCGCGGAACTCGCCTGGAAGCGCGACCTCGTCGCCCAGGCCCTGTCCCAGGCGCGCCTCGACGTGACGCCCGGGCCGGCCATCGACGCCCACGGGGCGGGACGCCGCCGCCTCACCCTGCACGTGCGGGAGATCGGCGGCCGGGCCGAGGCTGGGCTGATGCCGGCGCGCAGCCACGCGCTGGTGCCGATCGACCATTGCCCGATCACCGTGCCGGCGCTCCACCCGGCCCCGGAGGTCGCGCGCCGCCTCGCCGCCCCGCTGGGCCACGGGCGCAAGCCCCTCGACGTCGCCGTGACGGCCACCGACCAGGGCCTAGACGTCGACCTGCGCGGTCACGGACCGGTCAGCGCCGGCGTCGGCGCCGCGCTGGTGCGGATCGCCGGCGAACTCGGCCTCGCTCGGCTCTCCCTGCACGGCGAGCGCCTGATGGAGGCCGAGCCGGTCTCGGTCACGGCGGACGGCCCCGCCGCGGCGACCCGCCTCTACCCGGCCCCCGGCGGATTCCTCCAGGCGACCGCGGCCGGTCAGGCGACGCTCTGCGACCTGACTCTGGCGGCCCTCGGCCCCCGCATCCGGCGCGTCGCCGACCTGTTCGCGGGCTGCGGGCCGCTGACGCTGGCGATCGCCCGGACGGCCGCGGTCCACGCCGTCGAATCCGATGCCGCGGCCCTCGCGGGCCTCGAGCGGGCCGCGCGCGCCGCCGCGGGCCTGCGCAAGATCAGCGGCGAGCGCCGCGACCTGTTCCGGCGGCCCCTGCTGCCCCCCGAACTCGATGCCTTCGACGCGGTGGTGTTCGACCCGCCGCGGGCCGGCGCGGAGGCCCAGGCCCGCCAGCTTGCCGCCGCCCGCGTGCCCCTGGTGATCGGCATCGCCTGCGACGCCGGAACCTTCGCGCGGGACGCGGCGACGCTGGTCGCCGGCGGTTACCGGCTGGAGACCGTCACGCCGGTCGACCAGTTCCGCCATTCGGGCCATGTCGAGATGGTCGGGGTGTTCCGGCGCGAGCCCGCGCGGCGGCGCTAGGCCACGCAACCGGCGGCCACGTTTCCCGTTCTCCCGGCGACGGGAGACCTTCCATGATCCGCGGATTCCTCGGTACCGCGACGCTCGGTGCGCTGAGCCTCGCCCTCATCACCCCGCTCGCGGTGCAGACGCGAGCGCCCGACCAGACCGGCACGGGCGGCGGCCCGGTCTCGACCATCACGGCGCCGAACACCAACAGCCTCGGCGTCACCAAGCCGCCCGGCACGTCTCTCGGCCCCGGCGAGGTGCCGACCCCGGAGCAGCGGCGGCGCGAGCGCGCTCTGACCGACAAGATCGAAGGCAGCATCTGCGACGGTTGCAACTGAGATCGGGTCGGGGTCGCTCGGGCCGGGTTCCCGCTCAGACCATCGCCAGTCCGGGTTGCGGTGTTCGACCGGGCCGTGCCCCACAAACGGCTCTCCATTCGGCGCGACCTCGGGCGGCGCGGAACTTCAGATCGCGCTCGCTCCGGCCTGCGGGCCCCGCGGGTCCGCCGAGGGGCTTGGCCAAACCGCCGGCTCGATACAGCAGCGACCGGCGAACAGGATTGTTGCCAGCGCATATTTCCATATTGGTTGCAGTATATCCATATTCATAATCCAATGTCCTATCTTCAAGCCAGTCATTTTGTAGATATACTCCAAATATTGATCTTCATATGCACGGATATGGCGGCACCTACAGCGGATCATTGCTCAAAAATCGTGTTCTCGTTCATTGATTCGCAACTTGATGCTTCGTAAGACTTGCGCGTCGCGGGTCCTAGCCTGGGGGCGGCGACGTACAGCCGCGACTTCAAGTGAAGGAAACGCCGCCATGGCCCTCGTGAAGAAAGCCGCCCTGTCGGGATCGCACGCGCAGGTCCGGAAGGGCGAGCCGGCCAGTCTGAGCCAGCTCGGGCGCCTCAACGAGGAGAGCCGGCGCAAGGCCCGGACCTTCGCCAAGCAGCAGAAGGCGGCGGAGCGCATCGCGGCGGCGACAACCCAGCTCGCCAGCGGCGTCGCCGAGGCCTCGTCGGCGGCCGAGGAGCTGCGCAAGGCGATGGAGCAGATCGCCGCCGGCGCCGAGGAGGCGGCCGGGGCCTCCGAGCAGTCGCAGCGCGCCGTCACGACCGTGTCGGAGGTAATCGGCACCGCCCGCACCGAGGCCGAGACCTCGCGCCAGAAATCGGAGGCGCTCCAGGGACTCATCGCCGGCGTGAGCCAGCAGATCCGGCTCAGCGTCGGCTCGATCGCCACGGCGGCCGAGCGTCAGGCGGCCTCGGTCACGCTGATCGTCGAGCTGGAGCGGCAGGCGGCCAATATCGGCGACATCGTCCGCGCCGTCGCTCGCATCGCCGACCAGACCAATCTCCTGGCCCTGAACGCCGCCATCGAGGCGGCCCGGGCCGGCCAGCACGGCAAGGGCTTCGCGGTGGTCGCCGACGAGGTCCGCACCTTGGCGGAGACCTCCGAGCGCAGCGCCCAGGAGATCCAGGCGCTGATCGGCCGGATCCAGGAAGACGTGAAGGTCATCGCCGAGGGCATCAACCGCGCGGCCGAGGGCGCGCGCCAAGAGGTCGCGCGGGGCGAGACGATCACCGCCCAGCTCGAGGCGGTGCGGCAGGCCATGGTCGAGATCATGCGCGGCGCCGAGACCATCGCCCGGGTGGCCGTCGAGTCTGAGAAGGCCGCGGTCGAGGCGCAGAAGGGGTCCGAGCTGATCGCGGCGGCGGCCGAGGAGCAATCCTCCGCCTGCCAGCAATCGCTCAAGACCATCGAGCAGCAGACCACCGCCCTCGGGGAGAGCGAGCAGGCTGCCACCGAGCTCGCGACCCTGGCGGACGAGCTGAAGAACGCCACCGACGTCGGCAAGAGCGCCGAGGAGGTCGCCTCGGCGGCCGAGGAGCTGTCCTCGGCGGTGGAGGAGATCAACCGGGCCGCCGCGCAGATCACCACGGCGCTCGACCAGATCGACCGGGGCGCCCAGCAGCAGACGGCAGCCGCGCAGCAATCGGCCGCCGCGATCGCGCAGATCGAGAAGGGAGCGCTCCTCGCCCAGGACAGCGCCCGCGACGCCCTGGAGAAGGGCGGCCTGATCACGAGCCAGCTTCAGGAGAACCGGGCCGCGGTAGACGGACTGGTCGCGGGCGTCGGCAATGCCCTCGCGGAGACCGACCGGAGCCGAGAGCAGATCAACGCCCTGGAGCAGGTGAGCCGGAAGATCGACAAGATCGTCGACGCGATCACCACGGTGGCGATCCAGACCAACATGCTGGCGGTGAACGGCTCGATCGAGGCGGCCCGGGCCGGCGAGTTCGGCAAAGGCTTCATGGTGGTCTCCACCGACATCCGCAACCTCGCCCGGGATTCCTCGGAGAACGCGGAGCGGATCAAGGACCTCGTGAAGGCGATCCAGGACCAGATCGTGGTGGTGCGCCGGGACCTGGAGGCGATCTCCGCGGCGGCCGCCGCCGAGGTCGAGAAGAACCGGGCGATCACCCGCGACCTCGAGACCACCGCCGACGACATGGGCGTGGTGCTCGACGGCAACCGGCAGATCCTCCAGGGCGCCGACCTGATCATCCGCAACGTCGAGGAGGCGAAGCGCGGCGTCGACCAGATCGCCACGGCGGCCCGCCAGGGCGGCCAGGCGGTGAACGAGGCGCAGCAGGCCGCCCGCGAGCAGGCGAACGGCGCGGAGGAACTCGCCGCCGCCATCGAGGAGGTCGCGTCGCTGGCCGACGAACTCCAGAACCAGGACTGAGACGCGCCCGGCCGGGACGGCCCCACCCGAATCCTGCTCAGCCCGGAGCCCGCCATGTCCAACGACGCCTCAGCCTCGGCCGCGACCGACCGGTCGGAGACCGCCTCCGCGCTCCAGTTCGTGACCTTCCACGTCGCCCGCGAGACCTACGCGGTGCCCCTCGCGGAGGTGCAGGAGATCATCCGCCTGCCCGACATGGTCGACGTTCCCCTGGCACCCCCCGCCCTGGTGGGACTGGCCAACCTGCGCGGCTCGGTCCTGCCGGTGGCGAGCCTGCGGCGGCTGTTCGAGCTGCCCGACCGGGTCCACGACGACGCCGCCCGGGTGGTCGTGGTCGGCCAGGGGTCCGGCGACGGCGGCGGCGCTGGCGGGACCTCCGGCTTCGTGGTCGACCGGATGGCGAGCGTGATCACCGCCGAGCCCGGGGAGATCGAGGGGACTGACGGCCTCACCGCCACCGCGGCGACCGAGCTGCTCGCGGGCGTGATCAAGCGGCCGGCCGGCATCGTGCTGATCATCGATCTCGGGCGCCTGCTGCAGCGCAGCGGGTCCGTGCGCGCCGGCGCAGAGGGCGGGTCGGGCGGACGGAACGCGGTCGGGCCGATCGAGGCCGGCGGCGCGGCCTCGGCGCGGCCGGAGGGCGAGGCCGGGCTCTCCGACGAGATCCAGCTCGTGTCCTTCGAGCTCGCGGGCCAGGAATACGCCCTGCCGATCGAGCAGGTGCAGGAGATCGTCCAGGTCCCCGACCGCGTCAGCGAGCTGCCGAAGGCCGAGCGCCACGTCATCGGTGTGATCAACCTGCGCGACCGGTTGCTGCCCCTGGTCAGCCTGCGGGCGCTGTTCGGGCTGCCGGGCGTGCCCCTGGGAGAGCAGAACCGGATCGTGGTGGTCGCCTCCCGGGAAGCCGCCGGCTCCGTCGGCATCGTCACCGACACGGTGAAGGAGGTGCTGCGGGTGCCCCGCGCGGTGGTCGACCCGCTGCCCGACCTGCTCGCGCAGGGCGACGCGCTGCGCGAGGTCGAGGCGATCTGCCGGCTCGGCGGCGGCAGGCGGCTGGTCTCGATCCTGTCGGCCGCCCGCCTGTTCGCCACCACCGGGATCGCCGGCGGCCTCGCCGGCCTCGGAGCCGCAGAGGAGGGACCCGTGCAGGAACGTCAGACCGCGACCGCGCCGACGCGCGCCGACGAGGAGGAGCAGTTCGTCGTCTTCCGCCTGGCGGACGAGGAGTACGGCGTGCCGATCGACGCCGTGCACGAGATCGTCCGCGTCCCCGAGCAGCTCACCCACGTGCCGCGGACGCCCGGCTTCATTGAGGGCATCGTCAACCTGCGGGGGGCGGTGCTGCCGGTGGTCGACCAGCGCCGCCGCTTCCGGCTCCCGGAGGCCGCGCGCAACGACCGCCAGCGCATCATGGTCTTCGCGATCGCGGGGGTGCGGACCGGCTTCATCGTCGACTCGGTCTCGGAGGTCCTGAAGATCCCCCGCTCGGCCATCGTGCCGGCGCCGGACCTCGCGCAGGACGAAGACAGCGCCGTGGAGTGGGTCGCCAACCTCGCCGCCGCCAAGCGGATCATCCTGATGGTGAACGTCGACCGGCTCCTCAGCCGGCACGAGGTCGCGGATCTGCAGGCGGCCTGAGCCGCCGTCTCCGGGCCCGGTCCGAGGCCGCTCCTGCCACGCAACCCGCCATGCCCAAGCTCCTGATCGTCGACGACTCCGCTCTGATGCGCAAACACCTTCGCCTGATCTTCGAGGAGACGGGCCAGTTCGAGGTGCGCACGGCGCGCAACGGCCGCGACGCCCTGGACCAGATCGACAGCTTCGAGCCCGACGTGGTCACCCTCGACATCAACATGCCCGAGATGGACGGACTCACCTGCCTCGGCGAGATCATGGCGGCGCGCCCGCGCCCGGTGGTCATGGTCTCGTCGCTGACCCGCGAGAGCGCCGCCGTGACCCTGGAGGCGATGCAGCTCGGCGCCGTCGATTACGTGGAGAAGCCCGGCGGCACCGTCTCCCTCAACATCGGCGAGGTCCGGGACGAGATGGTCGCCAAGGTCCGCGTCGCGGCCCGGGCCAAGCCCGGCCGCGCCCGCGGCCTCCTCGACCGGGTCCGGCGCGGGCGCGGCGAGATCGCGAAGCGCCGCCCGGCGCCCCGGACCGCGGCCCGCGTGGAGGGCTGCGTCCTGATCGGCGTGTCGACCGGGGGACCGCGGACGCTGGAGGAGATCCTGCCGGAGCTTCCGGCCGACCTGCCCTGGCCGGTCGTGATCGCCCAGCACATGCCGGGCTCCTTCACGGGGGCCTTCGCCCAGCGCCTGGACCGCCTCTGCGCCCTGGGGGTGGTGGAGGTGACCGCCCCGGTCCCCCTCGCGGCGGGCCGCGTCTACATCGGCCGGGGCGACGCCGACGTGGTGATCGAGCGCCGGCTCGGCCGGCTCGCGGTCGCCACCGTCCCGAGCGACCCGGCCCTGCGCTGGCACCCCAGCGTCGACCGCCTCGTCCGCAGCGCCCGGGATCACCTGCTGCCCGAAGCCCTGATCGGCGTCGAACTCACCGGCATGGGCGACGACGGCGCCGCCGCCCTGGCGGCCCTGCGGGCTGCCGGCGGCCGCACCATCGCGGAGGCCGAGTCGAGCGCCGTCGTGTTCGGCATGCCGGCCGAGCTGATCCGCCTCGGCGGCGCGACCCTGACGCTGCCCGCCCGCTCCATCCCGGCCCAGCTCGTCGGCTGGCTGTCCTGAGATCGACACCGAGACTGCCATGGCCCTGGTCCGCAAGCACCCCGCCCTCCCCGCGCCGGCGGAAGCCCTGGAGGATCCCCGGATCGCCCTGGAGGGCCCGACGGCCGCCGGGCGCCGCGACGCGGCCCATCGCCTGGCCGCCGATCCCGACGCCGCCGGCCTGCTGGCCGACCGCCTCGGCCGCGAGGCGGACCGGAGCGTCGGCGAGGCGATCCTCGGCGCCCTCGGCCGCATCGGCACCCCGGCGGCGGCCGAGCGCCTGTTCGGCCTGCTGGGCTCGGAGGACGTCTGGTTGCGCAACGCCGCGATCGAGACGCTGCAGGAGATGGACGCGGCGGTGCTCGGCGCCCTCGAGCGGGCCCTCGCCGATCCCGACAGCGACCGCCGGATCTTCGCGGTGAACGTGCTGGTCTCCCTGCGCCACCCGGCGGCCGCGACCTACGCCCGCCGGGTCCTGGCCGAGGACGGGCACGTCAACGTCTGCGCCGCCGCCCTCGACGTGCTCGCCGAGATCGGCACGCCCGAGATGGTGCCGGAGATCGAGGCCGCCGCCGCCCGCTTCCCCGACGCGCCGTTCCTGCGCTTCGCGGCCAGGGCCGCCTGCCGCCGCATCACCTGACCGGCGGCCGGCATGACCGCACCGTTCCCGCCGCCGACGCCCGTCGTCACCGATGCCGACTTCGTCCGCTTCCGCGACTTCTTCTACCGCAAGACCGGCATCATGTTCGCCGACAACAAGCGCTACTTCGTCGACAAGCGCCTGCAGGAGCGGATGCTCGCGAGCGCGCTGCCGGTTTTCCGCGACTACTTCAACACCCTGCGATTCCAGGCCAGCGGCCAGGAGTTCCAGACGCTCGTCAACCTGATGACCGTCAACGAGACCTACTTCTACCGCGAGGAGTACCAGTTCCGCTGCCTCGTCCGGTCGATCCTCCCGGAGGTCACCCGGCGCAAGCGGCCGGGCGAGCCGGTGCGGATCTGGTCGGTGCCCTGCTCGACCGGCGAGGAGCCCTACTCGATCGCCTTCCAGCTCCTCGACACGTGGCCGGAGGTCGACCGGTACGACATCGAGATCGTCGCCTCGGACATCGACACCGCCGTGCTCGACCAAGCCAAGCGCGGCCTCTACGGCGACCGCGCGGTCCAGCACGTCCCCCGGGCGACCCTGGAGCGCTACACCCGGCGGGTGCAGGGCGCCCACGAGGTGATCCCGGACATCCGCGAGTCGATCGCCTTCGCGCGGGTCAACCTCTCGGACCCGCTCTCGACCCGGCAGTTCCGCGGCTTCGACGTCGTGTTCTGCCGCAACCTGCTGATCTACTTCGACGACGCGTCCCGCCGCGGCGCCGCCCAGACGCTCTACGAGGCGCTCGATCCCGGTGGCTTCGTCTGCCTCGGCCATTCCGAGTCGATGAGCCGGATCTCCGCGCTGTTCGACCTCCGGAAGTTCGCGGAGGCGATCGTCTACCAGAAGCCCCTGAGCGCGGAGGCCTGACATGGCCAGGATCCTCGTCATCGACGACGCCACCACGGTGCGCCTGTACTACCGCGACGTGCTGGAAGAGGCCGGCTTCGCGGTCGAGGAGGCCGTGAACGGCTACGAGGGCCTGGAGAAGGCCGTCGCCGAGGGCTTCGACCTCGTCCTCGTCGACGTGAACATGCCCAAGATGGACGGCTACGCCTTCCTGCGGCAGGGCCGGACCATGCCGGAGCTCCAGGCGGTGCCGGCCGTGATGATCTCCACGGAGAGCGCCGGCGCCGACCGCGCGCGGGCCTTCGCGGCGGGCGCCAACCTCTACCTCGTCAAGCCGGTGCGCCCGGACGCCCTCGTCGCGGTCGCCACCGTGATGGCCGGAGCCGCACCGTGACCAACGCCCTGCTCGCCCAGTTCATCCCCGAGGCCCGCGAGCTCCTGGAGCGCGCGGGGAGCGGCATGCTGGCCCTGGAGAAGTCGCCGGGCGCCGAATCCCTCGACGACGTCTTTCGGGCGGTGCACACCCTCAAGGGCACGTCCGGCCTGTTCGAGATCGCGCCGCTGACCCATCTGGTCCACGCGGCCGAGGACCTTCTGGTCGAGGTCCGGGCCGGTACGCTCGTCCTGGAACCCGCCATCGTGGACGGGCTCCTCGACAGCCTCGATCTGGTCGGCCACTGGATCGACGTCCTGGAGAGCCGCGCGGTCCTGCCGGACGAGGCCGACGCCGTGATGGCGAGCCGGGTGACGGCCCTGCGGGCGTGGCTCCCCGCGGCGATCGAGGCCACCGTCGCGCGGGCCGATTACGGGCCGCCGGACTGGCTCGCCGACCTCCCCGAGGCGGACCGGCAGGCCGCCTGGAGGCGCGCCGCGGCCTCGGGCGCCCCCCTGACCGTCTGGCACTACGAGCCCGACGAGACCTGCTTCTTCCGCGGCGACGACCCGGCCCATCTGGTGGCGCAGGCCCCGGGCCTCGTCGCGCTGCGGGTACGGCCGCGCGCCGCAACTCCGTCGCCGGAGACCTGCGATCCGGTGCTGAGCTGGCTCCGCTTCGAGGTTCTGTGCGTCGCCGACGCCGAGGCGGTCGCCGATCATCTGCGCTACGTCGCCGATCAGGTCCGGGTCGGCGCGATCCGGCCGGACGACCTGATCGTCCTGACCGGGACGGAGGATGAGGCCGAGGTGTTCGGCGACTTCGCCGCGCGGGCCGGGACGCTCCTCGCCGAGGACGCCCGGGCGGACCTCGCCGCCGCCGCCGCCGCCCTGCTGGGGATCGTCGGCGCCGGGACCCGGCAGGCCTGCGCCCTGCGCTGGATCGCGGCGCTGGCCGCCACGGCGGAGACCGAGACGCTGCGCCGCCTCGCCGCCGACCTCGGCGGCCCGCGGCCGGCCTCGGGTTCGCCGCCGACCGATCGGCCGCCCGCAGAGGCGCCCGCCCCGGACCTCGCCCTGCGCCAGCAGGCAGAGGCGATCCTCGCCGCGCAGGCCGAGATGCTGGCCGTGCCGACGGACCCGGCCGTCGCGGAGGG from Methylobacterium oryzae includes the following:
- a CDS encoding YegP family protein produces the protein MRFELYRDAKGEWRWRLRARNGEVIADSGEGYVRREDCEHGIALVRQSAEARIEDMTTKIA
- a CDS encoding acyl-CoA thioesterase is translated as MQHVALSPAGGAPPAEVDLPKGDLTVRTIAMPADTNANGDIFGGWVLSQMDQAGGIAGVDRAQGRVVTVALESMTFIRPVRVGDVLCVYTRVSHVGRTSMKIEVEAWARRFCTQVRERVTQATFTFVAIDEDGRPRQIPPAVPSPSATTT
- a CDS encoding superoxide dismutase family protein; this translates as MTRTLPLLALLGTAAAGGALAQEPPKEAAKPAETYTAPIKNAKGDPIGTLAIRDGANALVLRVTIQPGGLPPGWHGMHFHAVGDCSDPKFMNSKAHVNHDQSKHGLLNAEGPDEGDLPNLYAAQDGSANAEVSSETPLNGEGGLKDGDGAALIIHANEDDHNTQPIGGAGDRVACGVIK
- a CDS encoding TlyA family RNA methyltransferase — its product is MTRDRTSPDRAAPADDPAENPAPRRADLYLVAHGHFESRARAQAAIRAGLVRVDGRPLARASDPIAPGARVEAEPEHPYASRGGLKLAAALDAFGVDPEGRVALDVGASTGGFTDVLLARGARHVHALDVGRGQLHPRLAGDPRVTNREGTDIRGLGPEALVPPPDLASVDVSFIGLRLVLPALPGLLRPGSAIVALIKPQFEAGRARVGRGGLVRDPAVHAEVCAAVRGTLEGLGAAILGLIDSPVPGGDGNAEFLIGARLP
- a CDS encoding class I SAM-dependent RNA methyltransferase, which encodes MSEPADSETVTIRELGARGDGIAEDGTLVPYTLPGERAEIRREARRGALLGLAQASPDRVEPFCPYYMRCGGCRTQHLARTAELAWKRDLVAQALSQARLDVTPGPAIDAHGAGRRRLTLHVREIGGRAEAGLMPARSHALVPIDHCPITVPALHPAPEVARRLAAPLGHGRKPLDVAVTATDQGLDVDLRGHGPVSAGVGAALVRIAGELGLARLSLHGERLMEAEPVSVTADGPAAATRLYPAPGGFLQATAAGQATLCDLTLAALGPRIRRVADLFAGCGPLTLAIARTAAVHAVESDAAALAGLERAARAAAGLRKISGERRDLFRRPLLPPELDAFDAVVFDPPRAGAEAQARQLAAARVPLVIGIACDAGTFARDAATLVAGGYRLETVTPVDQFRHSGHVEMVGVFRREPARRR
- a CDS encoding methyl-accepting chemotaxis protein, encoding MALVKKAALSGSHAQVRKGEPASLSQLGRLNEESRRKARTFAKQQKAAERIAAATTQLASGVAEASSAAEELRKAMEQIAAGAEEAAGASEQSQRAVTTVSEVIGTARTEAETSRQKSEALQGLIAGVSQQIRLSVGSIATAAERQAASVTLIVELERQAANIGDIVRAVARIADQTNLLALNAAIEAARAGQHGKGFAVVADEVRTLAETSERSAQEIQALIGRIQEDVKVIAEGINRAAEGARQEVARGETITAQLEAVRQAMVEIMRGAETIARVAVESEKAAVEAQKGSELIAAAAEEQSSACQQSLKTIEQQTTALGESEQAATELATLADELKNATDVGKSAEEVASAAEELSSAVEEINRAAAQITTALDQIDRGAQQQTAAAQQSAAAIAQIEKGALLAQDSARDALEKGGLITSQLQENRAAVDGLVAGVGNALAETDRSREQINALEQVSRKIDKIVDAITTVAIQTNMLAVNGSIEAARAGEFGKGFMVVSTDIRNLARDSSENAERIKDLVKAIQDQIVVVRRDLEAISAAAAAEVEKNRAITRDLETTADDMGVVLDGNRQILQGADLIIRNVEEAKRGVDQIATAARQGGQAVNEAQQAAREQANGAEELAAAIEEVASLADELQNQD
- a CDS encoding chemotaxis protein CheW, whose product is MSNDASASAATDRSETASALQFVTFHVARETYAVPLAEVQEIIRLPDMVDVPLAPPALVGLANLRGSVLPVASLRRLFELPDRVHDDAARVVVVGQGSGDGGGAGGTSGFVVDRMASVITAEPGEIEGTDGLTATAATELLAGVIKRPAGIVLIIDLGRLLQRSGSVRAGAEGGSGGRNAVGPIEAGGAASARPEGEAGLSDEIQLVSFELAGQEYALPIEQVQEIVQVPDRVSELPKAERHVIGVINLRDRLLPLVSLRALFGLPGVPLGEQNRIVVVASREAAGSVGIVTDTVKEVLRVPRAVVDPLPDLLAQGDALREVEAICRLGGGRRLVSILSAARLFATTGIAGGLAGLGAAEEGPVQERQTATAPTRADEEEQFVVFRLADEEYGVPIDAVHEIVRVPEQLTHVPRTPGFIEGIVNLRGAVLPVVDQRRRFRLPEAARNDRQRIMVFAIAGVRTGFIVDSVSEVLKIPRSAIVPAPDLAQDEDSAVEWVANLAAAKRIILMVNVDRLLSRHEVADLQAA
- the cheB gene encoding chemotaxis-specific protein-glutamate methyltransferase CheB; the protein is MPKLLIVDDSALMRKHLRLIFEETGQFEVRTARNGRDALDQIDSFEPDVVTLDINMPEMDGLTCLGEIMAARPRPVVMVSSLTRESAAVTLEAMQLGAVDYVEKPGGTVSLNIGEVRDEMVAKVRVAARAKPGRARGLLDRVRRGRGEIAKRRPAPRTAARVEGCVLIGVSTGGPRTLEEILPELPADLPWPVVIAQHMPGSFTGAFAQRLDRLCALGVVEVTAPVPLAAGRVYIGRGDADVVIERRLGRLAVATVPSDPALRWHPSVDRLVRSARDHLLPEALIGVELTGMGDDGAAALAALRAAGGRTIAEAESSAVVFGMPAELIRLGGATLTLPARSIPAQLVGWLS